One stretch of Streptomyces sp. R21 DNA includes these proteins:
- a CDS encoding cytochrome P450, whose protein sequence is MDPAGGCPHADNARLLARGSVARVVLPGGVEGMAVLGHDALKEFLAHPEVAKGAQHFTALREGRIAAGWPLMTFATVRGMTTADDDDHRRLRSLVSTAFTPRRVERLRPWIEELTDGLLDDLGRAADGNDGVADLRRNFALPLPMGVIGELLGVDAEYRDRLHHLSSQVVATDIGPQQAVAANRELVAVLASVAAARAERPGDDLTSALIAARDEEGDRLSQEELIGTLVLMIIAGHETTLNLITNAVRALCGHRDQLESVRKGEASWSDVVEETLRWDAPVSYFPFRYPVRDLTLDGTLIPKGTPVLAGYSAAGRDPGAHGPDADRFDVTRSARPGAARNLSLGHGAHYCLGAPLARLESTIALERLFTRFPDLDLAVPEADLTRHSSFVGNSVRALPVRPGASRG, encoded by the coding sequence GTGGAGGGCATGGCGGTGCTCGGGCACGACGCGCTGAAGGAGTTCCTCGCCCACCCCGAGGTCGCCAAGGGTGCCCAGCACTTCACCGCCCTGCGGGAGGGTCGTATAGCCGCCGGCTGGCCACTGATGACCTTCGCCACCGTGCGCGGGATGACGACCGCGGACGACGACGACCACCGTCGGCTCAGATCGCTGGTGAGCACGGCGTTCACCCCTCGCCGCGTGGAGCGACTGCGGCCGTGGATCGAGGAGTTGACCGACGGACTGCTCGACGACCTCGGTCGCGCGGCGGACGGGAACGACGGCGTGGCCGACCTGCGCCGGAACTTCGCGCTGCCACTGCCGATGGGTGTCATCGGCGAACTGCTGGGCGTCGACGCCGAATACCGCGACCGGCTGCACCATCTCTCCAGCCAGGTGGTGGCCACCGACATCGGACCCCAGCAGGCCGTCGCCGCCAACCGCGAACTGGTCGCGGTCCTCGCCTCGGTGGCCGCCGCGCGGGCCGAACGGCCGGGCGACGACCTCACCAGCGCGCTGATCGCCGCCCGCGACGAGGAAGGCGACCGGCTCAGCCAGGAGGAACTCATCGGCACCCTGGTGCTGATGATCATCGCGGGGCACGAGACCACCCTCAACCTCATCACCAACGCCGTCCGCGCGCTGTGCGGCCACCGCGACCAGCTGGAGAGCGTGCGGAAGGGCGAGGCGAGCTGGTCGGACGTGGTCGAGGAGACACTGCGCTGGGACGCGCCCGTCAGCTACTTCCCCTTCCGCTACCCGGTCCGCGACCTCACCCTCGACGGAACGCTGATCCCCAAGGGCACGCCCGTACTCGCCGGATACTCGGCCGCCGGACGCGACCCCGGCGCCCACGGCCCGGACGCCGACCGCTTCGACGTGACCCGCTCCGCCCGCCCCGGCGCCGCCCGCAACCTCTCCCTCGGGCACGGCGCCCACTACTGCCTCGGCGCCCCGCTCGCCCGCCTGGAGTCCACCATCGCCCTGGAGCGGCTGTTCACCCGCTTCCCCGACCTCGACCTCGCCGTCCCCGAGGCGGACCTGACACGCCACTCCAGCTTCGTCGGCAACAGCGTGCGGGCTCTGCCGGTGCGGCCGGGAGCCTCCCGAGGCTGA
- a CDS encoding YciI family protein, producing the protein MKYMLLVCGDDTADASGMTPVEPWVAELGDRGMRLHGHRLAVPAEAVTVRVRDGEVLRTDGPFAETKEYVAGYDILDCASLEEAIQAAAKHPVATIGAMEVRPFWDDEGEDAETAIRSLDNELTLALRERNIERRLACYTPDTEVVHPMSGLEQRGLDALRKAQEWFFATVTGPVEREVLEFRLRVDESVAFSHGVVRVRGTLTTGDPLDSVARVTTGYRAVADRWLIDHEHASVPVDIGIKGERS; encoded by the coding sequence ATGAAGTACATGCTGCTGGTCTGCGGCGACGACACCGCCGACGCCTCCGGCATGACCCCCGTCGAACCGTGGGTGGCGGAACTCGGCGACCGCGGCATGCGCCTGCACGGCCACCGACTCGCCGTGCCCGCCGAAGCCGTCACCGTCCGCGTCCGCGACGGTGAAGTGCTGCGCACCGACGGGCCGTTCGCGGAGACGAAGGAGTACGTCGCCGGATACGACATCCTCGACTGCGCCAGCCTGGAGGAGGCGATCCAGGCGGCGGCGAAGCACCCCGTGGCGACCATCGGAGCCATGGAGGTGCGCCCGTTCTGGGACGACGAGGGCGAGGACGCCGAGACGGCGATCCGCAGCCTCGACAACGAACTCACGCTCGCCCTGCGTGAACGGAACATCGAGCGCCGGCTCGCCTGCTACACACCGGACACCGAGGTCGTCCACCCGATGAGCGGGCTGGAACAGCGCGGACTCGACGCCCTCCGCAAGGCCCAGGAGTGGTTCTTCGCCACCGTCACCGGACCCGTGGAGCGCGAGGTGCTGGAGTTCCGCCTCCGGGTCGACGAGAGCGTCGCCTTCAGCCACGGTGTCGTCCGGGTCCGGGGAACGCTCACCACCGGCGACCCGCTCGACAGCGTGGCACGGGTGACCACCGGCTACCGTGCCGTGGCCGACCGGTGGCTCATCGACCACGAACACGCGTCGGTCCCCGTCGACATCGGCATCAAGGGCGAGCGGTCATGA
- a CDS encoding YciI family protein, which translates to MKYVLFICTPVADEELGPEEIAEDSRFTAYADEVRERGLGRGGARLRPSTDATTVRVQGDEVLLSDGPFVDTKEYIAGIDIVEVADLDEAIALASRHPAARGGGSVEVRPVWE; encoded by the coding sequence ATGAAGTACGTGCTGTTCATCTGCACACCCGTCGCCGACGAGGAACTCGGCCCCGAGGAGATCGCCGAGGACTCCCGCTTCACCGCGTACGCCGACGAGGTGCGCGAGCGCGGCCTGGGCCGCGGCGGAGCACGCCTGCGACCCTCCACCGACGCCACGACCGTGCGCGTCCAGGGCGACGAAGTGCTGCTCAGCGACGGGCCGTTCGTCGACACCAAGGAGTACATCGCGGGCATCGACATCGTCGAGGTCGCCGACCTCGACGAGGCCATCGCCCTCGCCTCGCGCCACCCCGCCGCACGCGGCGGCGGATCGGTGGAGGTGCGGCCGGTCTGGGAGTGA